The following nucleotide sequence is from Bradyrhizobium roseum.
CCGACGCCGTCGTAGTGGTTCTGGATGTTGCCCAGCACGAAGCTGACCTTGTCGAGGTCGGCGAGGTGATAAACCACCTTCAATTTCCTGGAAGGCGCGACGTCGCCAGCCGCACTGGCGCGGGAGACCGTAAAGGCCGCGCTGAAGGCCGAAACTGCGCCCCACAGGATGTTACGTCGATGCATGGAATTTTCTCCCCACCGACGCTATATATAACAGTGCCATGCAGCCGGTCTCGCCAATACTGTGCAGTGTGGTTCACTTGTGCCGGAGCGCCGCAAGTTCCTTGCGGTCCGTCACCAACTCGGAGCATTCGTGCAGATCCGCTCGATCGACACGGAAGACCTTGTCGTCGGCACCGGCAACCAGATCGTTGCTGGCATCGTCGTCAGGCTTGTTGCGCTCCCAGATTCTGATCCGCTCCAGCCGGATCAGCGCGGATTTGTCGTCTTTCATTGCGACCTCAATGCCGCCGCCTTCGCAATCGACGCCGCAGCCGAGCCGGATTTCGCCACCGGTGTTCTCGGCGACGATGTGACTGCAGTAGCCGCTGGAGTCGAAATTGCCGGCGCGGTGGCGATATTTGAAGCCGAGCCGAAACGAATAATTGACGGTCTTGTCTTCGGGCGCATCTTCGGCGGTCACCAGGAGCTTCATCGCGCTGACCTTCTGCTTCGGATGCTGCGCCAGATGACCGGCGCTATAGCGACGCACGAAGCAGGCATAGGTCTTCTGGCCAAGCGGTCCGCCGAACATCCTGTTGTCGAAGGCGGTGGCTTTGGCTTTGTCGACGCCGTCCTGGGCGTTGCAGGCATTGGCGCCGATGATGGAGGCGATGGCAACGGCAAGGAAGGCGGATTTCATGGCAGCCTCGGATTAAGCGAGCGGCATATAACTTTGGTCGCGCCCGGCGCCAGGAGCGTTCAAGGTGTGGGCGACGAAATGAACGCGTGTTCATCTTCGCAATTGTCGCCGCTCGCCCGCCCCCGGAGGGTCACAAAAGCTGCAATTGTGGTGCGTTCGGGCGTGCAAAACCCCGGATTTTTCCATTTGGGCGCCCGGGACTGCCGAGCCACGTTCGAATCGAGCCGCGCTAACCCGTCCAGATTCCTTAAAAACTCCCTAACGTCGTGTTCAGTACTACGCCGGGGCAAATGTTGCGCGAGGGCTACATGAGGAGCGAAATGCCACCGTATCACTACGAGGCTCAGGCCTCTAGCATGACTATTGCATTGCAATGCGAAGTCGCTCGCGTGTCCAATCTACCCTAGTGCAGATGGTGATTCGCGAACGGAAGCTGTAGCGCTCCGAAACTGGAACCCGATTGGAGCGTACGGCATTTACAGGTGACCATGGAGAGACGGATCATGTACAACGATTCTCTGTTCAATGCTTTCGCCCGGTCTTTCGAAGCAAGAAGCCAGACCGACATGTCGATGGCGGAATATCTGGAGTCGTGTCGAAACGATCCGATGCGATATGCCAACGCCGCCGAACGATTGCTTGCTGCGATCGGTGAACCCCAGATGATCGACACGGCCAAGGATCCCCGCCTTGGCCGTATTTTTTTGAACCGCACGATGCGGCTCTATCCCGCCTTCGCCGGCTTCTATGGAATGGAGGAGACGATCGAGCGGATCGTCGGCTTCTTCCGCCACGCCGCGCAAGGTCTCGAAGAGCGCAAGCAGATACTCTATCTGCTCGGACCCGTCGGCGGCGGCAAGTCGTCGCTCGCTGAACGGCTCAAGGCGTTGATGGAAGTCCATCCCATCTACGTGCTTAAAGCCGGCGACGAACTCAGCCCGGTGTTCGAAAGCCCGCTCAGCCTGTTCGATCCGGAATCGCTCGGCCCGATGCTCGAAGAGAAGTACGGCATTCCGCGCCGGCGCCTCAGCGGACTGATGAGCCCATGGTGCTACAAGCGCCTCGAAGCCTTCGGCGGCGACATCTCGCAATTCCGCGTCGCCAAGATCCAGCCGTCGCGGCTGCGTCAGATCGCGATCGCCAAGACCGAGCCCGGCGACGAAAACAACCAGGACATCTCGTCGCTGGTCGGCAAGGTCGACATCCGCAAGCTGGAGACCTACGCGCAGAACGATCCCGACGCCTACAGCTATTCGGGCGGCCTCAACCGCGCCAACCAGGGCATTCTCGAATTCGTCGAAATGTTCAAGGCGCCGATCAAGATGCTGCATCCACTGCTGACGGCGACGCAGGAAGGCAACTATATCGGGACCGAGAATATCGGCGCGATCCCGTATACCGGCGTCATCCTGGCCCATTCCAACGAGGCCGAATGGCAGAGCTTCAAGACCAACAAGAACAACGAGGCTTTCATCGATCGTATCTGCGTCATCAAGGTGCCGTACTGCCTGCGCGTCACCGAGGAGCAGAAGATCTACGAAAAATTGATCCAGGGCTCCGAACTGGCCACCGCGCCGTGCGCGCCGGCTACGCTCGAGACGATGGCGCGCTTCTCCGTGATGTCGCGCCTGCGCAAGCACGAAAATTCGACCGTGTTCGGCAAGATGCGGGTCTATGACGGCGACAGCCTGAAGGAATCCGACCCGAAGGCGCGCAGCGTCCAGGAATACAGGGATGCCGCGGGCGTCGACGAAGGCATGGACGGCGTCTCGACCCGCTTTGCCTTCAAGGTATTGGCGGCGACCTTCAACCACGACACCAACGAGGTCGGCGCCGACGCGGTCCATCTGATGTACACGCTGGAGCAGTCGATCCGGCGCGAGCAGCTTCCCGACGAAGTCGAGAAACGTTATCTCGAGTTCATCAAGGCCGAGCTTGCGCCGCGCTACGCCGAGTTCATCGGGCATGAGATCCAGAAGGCCTATCTCGAATCCTATTCGGATTATGGCCAGAACCTGTTCGATCGTTATGTCGACTATGCCGACGCCTGGATCGAGGATCAGGATTTCAAGGATCCCGACACCGGACAACTGCTCGATCGCGAACTGCTCAATCAGGAACTGACCAAGATCGAGAAGCCCGCGGGCATCGCCAATCCGAAGGACTTCCGCAACGAGGTCGTCAAGTTCTCGCTGCGCTCTCGGGCCCAGCACGGCGGCAAGAACCCGTCCTGGACCAGCTATGAGAAGATTCGCGAAGTGATCGAAAAGCGGATATTCTCCCAGGTCGAGGATCTGCTCCCCGTCATTTCCTTCGGTTCGAAGAAGGACGGCGAGACCGAAAAGAAGCACGGCGAGTTTGTCGCGCGCATGGTCGAACGTGGCTATACCGAGCGGCAAGTCCGTCGGCTGGTCGAGTGGTACATGCGCGTGAAACAGGCTGGCTGAGGCGGATGAAAACGTGGCTATTCACATCGTCGACCGCCGCCTGAACCCAGGCAGCAAGAGTCTGGAAAACCGCCAGCGCTTTTTGCGTCGTGCAAAGGCGCTGGTTCAGGGGGCGGTGAAGAAGTCGTCGCAGGAACGGGACATCAAGGATGTCCTCGAAGGCGGCGAGGTCAGCGTCCCGATCGACGGCATGGACGAGCCGCGCTTTCGTCGTGAGGGCGGCACGCGCGATATGGTGCTGCCCGGAAACAAGAAGTTCGTGGAAGGCGATATCCTTCCGCGGCCGAATCCGAGCGGCGGCAAGGGCAGGGGCGCGGGTGAGGGTGACAGCGAAGACGCGTTCCGCTTCGTGCTCAGCCGCGAGGAGTTCGTCGACCTGTTCCTCGACGATCTGGAGCTTCCCGATCTCGCCAAGCGCAAGCTGGCTGAGGTCGAAAGCCAGGGCATCCGCCGGGCGGGTTACTCGACATCCGGCTCGCCCGCCAACATCTCGATCAGCCGCACGGTAAGCCGCGCGCTCGCGCGACGTGTCGCGCTGCGGCGGCCGAGCCCGGAAACGCTGGCAGCGCTGGAGGCGGAGCTCGAAACGTGCAGCGAGGCACGGCGTGTCGAAGTGCTGGCCGAGATCGAAGCGCTGAAGGCGAAGATCAAGCGCATTCCCTTCATCGATCCGATCGATATCCGCTATCGCCGCTTCGAGACGGTGCCGAAGCCGGTGGCTCAGGCGGTGATGTTCTGCCTGATGGACGTTTCCGGCTCGATGACCGAGCACATGAAGGATCTCGCCAAGCGCTTCTACATGCTGCTCTACGTGTTCCTGAAGCGGCGCTATCGCCACGTCGAGATCGTCTTCATCCGGCATACCGACCGCGCTGAAGAGGTCGATGAGCAGACATTCTTCCACGGCCCGGCGTCCGGCGGCACGCTGGTGTCGAGCGCGCTGCAGGCGATGCATGAGATCGTGCAGACGCGGTTCCGTCCGGCGGACTGGAACATCTATGCTGCGCAGGCTTCCGACGGCGACAATTCCTATTCGGATGGCGAGGTCACGGGCCGGTTGCTGACCGACAAGATCCTGCCGGCCTGCCAGTTCTTTGCCTATCTGGAAGTCGGTCAGGAGCATGGCTTGAGCTACGAGATGCCCAATTCGGCGCTGTGGACCCTCTACGAGGGCCTGCGTGCCAACGGCGCGCCGCTATCGATGCGGAAGGTCAACGAACGCAGCGAGATCTTTCCGGTATTTCACGATCTCTTCCAGCGGCGCGGCCCGCAGGAAAGGGCCGCACCATGAGCGCGCCGAACCAGTTGCTGTTTCAGGGCGCCGATTGGGATTTCCATACGCTGCAGCGGATCTGCGATACCTGCGAGCAGGTGGCACGGGACGAATTGGGGCTTGACGTCTATCCCAACCAGATCGAGGTCATTACCGCCGAGCAGATGCTGGATGCCTATTCGTCGGTCGGCATGCCCTTGTTCTACAAGCACTGGTCATTCGGTAAGCACTTTGCCTTCCAGGAGGCATCTTACCGCAAGGGGCTGATGGGGTTGGCCTACGAGATCGTCATCAACTCCTCGCCGTGCATTTCCTACCTGATGGAAGAGAACACGGCGACGATGCAGACGCTCGTCATCGCGCATGCCGCCTTCGGCCACAATCACTTCTTCAAGAACAATTATCTGTTCAAGCAGTGGACCGACGCCGACGGCATTCTCGACTACCTCGAGTTCGCCAAGCGCTACGTGACCCATTGCGAGGAGCGCCATGGCCGGCTGGCGGTCGAGCACACGCTCGATGCCGCGCATGCGCTGATGTCGCATGGCATCGATCGCTATCCCGGCAAGAAGAGTCTCGATCTTCGCGCCGAGGAGAAGCGGGCGGGCCGCCGCCGTGCCCACGAAGAGAGCGCCTTCAACGACCTGTGGCGCACCGTTCCGGGCACCAAAGTCAAGACCGGTGCGATCCTGGACGTCGAACGACGCCGCCAGTTGCTCGGCCTGCCGCAGGAAAACCTGCTGTATTTCCTCGAGAAGACGGCGCCGCGCCTGCGCCCCTGGCAACGCGAGATCCTGCGGATCGTGCGGCACATCGCGCAGTACTTCTATCCGCAGAGCCAGACCAAGGTAATGAATGAGGGCACAGCGACTTACGTGCACTATCGCATCATGAGCCGGTTGCACCAGCAGGGCCGGCTGACCGACGGCAATTTCCTCGAATTCCTGCAGTCGCACACCAACGTCGTGTTCCAGCCCGAATTCGACGACCCGCGCTATTCCGGGTTCAACCCGTACGCGCTGGGATTTGCGATGATGCAGGACATCGAGCGCATCGTCACCAATCCGGAAGACGAGGATCGCGAGTGGTTCCCTGACATCGCCGGCAAAGGCGATGCGATGGCCGTGCTGCGGGACGTCTGGGCCAATTATCGCGATGAGAGCTTCATCAGCCAGTTCATGAGTCCGCATCTGATGCGGAAGTTCCGTCTGTTCCATTTGCACGACGATCCGGCGGATCGCTCCGGCATTCTGGTCGACGCCATTCACAATGAGCGCGGCTATCGGCGGCTGCGGCGCGAACTGTCGCGGCAATACGACGTCGGCTTCATCGATCCCAATATCGAGGTCGTCGATGTCGATCTTGCCGGCGATCGTCGCCTGATGCTGCGGCATACCGTGGTGAAGGGCGCCCAACTCACCGAAGCCGACACCAAGCGTGTGCTGCAACACCTCGCCGATCTCTGGAGTTACGACGTGTCGCTGTCAGAGGTGGACACATCAGGTACGGTGCTGAAGGAGTATGTCGCCCACCCGCGGAGCCTTGCCGCGGCGGCGTAGCATTTGCCTGTAGCCCGGATGTCGCTTTCGCTCATCCGGGCTACGAAATTTGGGACTACCGCAAGCTGGCGTTGATCTTTTCCAGTGCCGCCGTGCCGGGACAAAGATCCTTGGCTTCCAGCGTGTTGAGCGGCGTCTCGACGGTGTCGAGATGGGTGTGCAGGTCGTCCGAATCCGGATCGACATAGAGCAAGCCGGTGACCACCTGGCCCTTGGCGGCGTGCTTCTGCAGGAAGGTCATCGCCGCCAGCCGGTCGTTGGCGTCATAGTCGGCGTCGATCTTGCGCAGCGCCAGCCGCGTGCCGTCATGCTGCTCGACCACCTGCACCGTGCCCGGCGCGTAATCGACCGTGATCGGGTCGCGGCCGGTGATCACGTCGAGGCGGTTCACGGCGTCGTTATGTTCGCGGACATAGTCGAAGCTCTTGGTCGAGCCGGCGTGGTTATTGAAGGCGATGCAGGGGCTGATGACGTCGATAAAGGATGCGCCCTTGTGCCGGATTGCGGCTGCGATCAGCGGCACCAGCTGGCTCTTGTCGCCGGAGAAACTGCGCGCCACAAAACTGGCGCCGAGCTGCAGCGCGATCGCCACCAGGTCGATGGCGTTGTCGGTGTTCATCACGCCCTTCTTGGACTTCGAGCCGCGGTCGGCGGTGGCCGAAAACTGCCCCTTGGTCAGGCCGTAAACGCCATTGTTCTCGACGATGTAGGTCATGTTGACGGCGCGGCGGATCGAATGCGCGAACTGGCCGAAGCCGATCGAGGCCGAGTCGCCGTCGCCGGAAACACCGAGATAGATCAGGTCGCGGTTGGCAAGATTGGCGCCGGTCAGCACCGACGGCATGCGGCCGTGCACCGAGTTGAAGCCGTGGGAGTTGCCGAGAAAATAATCCGGCGTCTTCGAGGAGCAGCCGATACCTGAAATTTTGGCGACGCGATGCGGCTCGATCGAGAGCTCGTAGCACGCCTCGATGATCGAGGCTGTGATCGAGTCGTGGCCGCAACCGGCGCACAGCGTCGAGATCTTTCCCTCGTAATCACGGTGGGTGTAGCCGAGATCGTTCTTCTTCAGGCCGGGATGATGGAATTTCGGCTTTGCAATGTAGGTCATGATACGGCCTTGCGGAGAGGGGTCACTTTCAGACGGTCCTGATGATCTCCGATCGCCTTGGCGATGAAGCGGGCGGTGATCGGCGTGCCGTCATAGTGCAGGATCGGCACCAGCCGCACCGGGTCGATGCCGTTTTCGTTGACGATCAACTGGCGCAACTGGCCGTCGCGGTTTTGCTCGACCACGTAAACGAAATCATGGTCGGCGATGAAGCTCGCCACGCTGGAGTGGAACGGGAAGGCGCGGACGCGCATGCGGTCGAGCAGATGCCCGCGCGCTTCCAGAAGTCCGATTGCCTCGTCCATCGCCGGCGAAGTCGAGCCGAAATAGATCACGCCGTATTTGGTCGGCTTGGCGGCGTTGGCCTGCAACGGCCGCGGCACCATGTCCTGCGCGGTCTCGAACTTGCGGACCAGCCGTTGCATGTTGTCGGCGTAAACGGCGCCTTCTTCCGAATAACGCGCGTAGCGGTCGCGCGAGGTACCGCGGGTGAAGAACGAACCCTTGGTCGGATGCGTGCCGGGATAGGTGCGATAGGGGATGCCGTCGCCGTCGACGTCGAGATAGCGGCCGAAATCACGGCCGGGCTCGTCGAGCATTTCCGCGGTCATCACCTTGCCGCGGTCGTACTGCTGGTTTTCGTCCCACTTCAGCGGGCGGCACAGCCGGTGGTTCATGCCGATGTCGAGGTCGAGCATCAGGAAGATCATGGTCTGCAGCCGTTCGGCCAGATCGAACGAATGGCCGGCGAACTCGAACGCCTCGGCCGGATCTTCCGGGAACAGCAGCACATGCTTGGTGTCGCCGTGCGAAGCGTAGGCGCAGGCGATGATGTCGCATTGCTGGGTGCGCGTCGGCATGCCGGTCGAGGGGCCGGCACGCTGGATGTTCATGATCACGCCGGGAATTTCCGCGAAATAGCTCAGGCCGATGAATTCGGTCATCAGCGAGATGCCGGGGCCGGAGGTCGCGGTGAAGGCCCGCGCGCCGTTCCAGGACGCGCCGATCACGATCCCGATCGAGGCGAGTTCGTCCTCGCCCTGCACGATCGCGTATTTTGCCTTGCCGGTCTTGGGGTCGTGCCGCAACTTCTTGCAGTGGCTGGTGAAGGCTTCCGCCACCGACGACGAAGGCGTGATCGGATACCAGGCACAGACGGTGGCGCCGCCATAGACCGCGCCGAGCGCGGCCGCGCTGTTGCCTTCCATGAAGATGCGGTCGCCGACCTTGTCGGCCTTCTTCACCCGGAGCCCGATCGGGCATTTCAGATTCTGCAGCGCAAAGTCGCGGCCGAGATGCAGCGCGTGGACATTGGACGAGAGCAGCTTTTCCTTGCCCTTGTACTGTTCGCCGATCAGCTGCTCGACCAGCTTGACGTCCATGTCGAGCAGGGCGCAGAGCGCGCCGAGATAGATGATGTTCTTGAACAGCTGGCGCTGGCGCGGATCGGTATAGGTCGAGTTGGTGATCGCGGTCAGCGGCACACCGATCACGGTGATGTCGCTGCGGAATTTCGACGTCGGCATCGGCTTGGTCGAATCGTAGAACAGATAACCGCCCGGCTCGATCGAGGCGACGTCCTTGTCCCAGGTCTGCGGGTTCATCGCCACCATCATGTCGACGCCGCCGCCCCGTGCGCCGAGATGGCCGGCCTCGGTGACCCGCACCTCGTACCAGGTCGGCAGGCCCTGGATGTTGGAGGGGAAGATGTTGCGCGGCGAAACCGGCACGCCGTGGCGCAGGATCGAGCGCGCGAACATTTCGTTGGCGCTGGCCGAACCGGAGCCGTTGACGTTGGCGAAGCGGACGACGAAGTCGTTTACGCTGCTGATCGGGCTTTGGTCTGGCATGTCGAACCTGCGTGAGTCATATCGATGAGGTATTTCTGCATGTCCCAGGCGCCGGTGGGGCAACGCTCGGCGCACAGCCCGCAGTGCAGGCAGACGTCTTCGTCCTTCACCATGACGCGTCCGGTCTTGAGCCCTTCGGCGACATAGAGCGCCTGGTCGTGATGCGGCGCGGGCGCCTTCAGCCGCTGCCGCAAATCCTCTTCCTCGCCGTTCTCCGTGAACGTGATGCAGTCCATCGGGCAGATGTCGACGCAGGCGTCGCATTCAATGCAGGCTGGCGCCGAGAACACCGTCTGCACGTCGCAGTTCAGGCAGCGTTGCGCCTCGCCGAGCGCGAGCTTGACGTCATAACCGAGTTCGACCTCGGTCCTGATGTCCTTCAACGCAATCACCTTGTCGCGATGCGGCACCTTGTAGCGCTTGTCGCCGGAGACGTCGTTGTCGTAGCTCCACTCGTGAATGCCCATTTTCTGCGACGAGACATTCACTTCGGGGAGCGGCCGCTCGTTGATGTCCTCGCCGGAGAGCATCTTGTGGATTGATAGCGCGGCGTCATGGCCGTGCGCGACCGCCCAGATGATGTTCTTCGGGCCGAACGCGGCGTCGCCGCCGAAGAACACTTTCGGATTGGTCGAAACAAAAGTCTTGGCGTCGACCTGCGGCATGTTCCACTTGTCGAACTCGATACCGCAGTCGCGCTCGATCCAGGGGAACGCATTCTCCTGGCCGACCGCGACCAGCACGTCGTCGCAGGGGATGGTCTGATCGGGCTCGCCCGACGGCACCAGATTGCGGCGGCCCTTGGCGTCGTACTCGGCC
It contains:
- a CDS encoding 2-oxoacid:acceptor oxidoreductase subunit alpha yields the protein MPDQSPISSVNDFVVRFANVNGSGSASANEMFARSILRHGVPVSPRNIFPSNIQGLPTWYEVRVTEAGHLGARGGGVDMMVAMNPQTWDKDVASIEPGGYLFYDSTKPMPTSKFRSDITVIGVPLTAITNSTYTDPRQRQLFKNIIYLGALCALLDMDVKLVEQLIGEQYKGKEKLLSSNVHALHLGRDFALQNLKCPIGLRVKKADKVGDRIFMEGNSAAALGAVYGGATVCAWYPITPSSSVAEAFTSHCKKLRHDPKTGKAKYAIVQGEDELASIGIVIGASWNGARAFTATSGPGISLMTEFIGLSYFAEIPGVIMNIQRAGPSTGMPTRTQQCDIIACAYASHGDTKHVLLFPEDPAEAFEFAGHSFDLAERLQTMIFLMLDLDIGMNHRLCRPLKWDENQQYDRGKVMTAEMLDEPGRDFGRYLDVDGDGIPYRTYPGTHPTKGSFFTRGTSRDRYARYSEEGAVYADNMQRLVRKFETAQDMVPRPLQANAAKPTKYGVIYFGSTSPAMDEAIGLLEARGHLLDRMRVRAFPFHSSVASFIADHDFVYVVEQNRDGQLRQLIVNENGIDPVRLVPILHYDGTPITARFIAKAIGDHQDRLKVTPLRKAVS
- a CDS encoding YeaH/YhbH family protein; translated protein: MAIHIVDRRLNPGSKSLENRQRFLRRAKALVQGAVKKSSQERDIKDVLEGGEVSVPIDGMDEPRFRREGGTRDMVLPGNKKFVEGDILPRPNPSGGKGRGAGEGDSEDAFRFVLSREEFVDLFLDDLELPDLAKRKLAEVESQGIRRAGYSTSGSPANISISRTVSRALARRVALRRPSPETLAALEAELETCSEARRVEVLAEIEALKAKIKRIPFIDPIDIRYRRFETVPKPVAQAVMFCLMDVSGSMTEHMKDLAKRFYMLLYVFLKRRYRHVEIVFIRHTDRAEEVDEQTFFHGPASGGTLVSSALQAMHEIVQTRFRPADWNIYAAQASDGDNSYSDGEVTGRLLTDKILPACQFFAYLEVGQEHGLSYEMPNSALWTLYEGLRANGAPLSMRKVNERSEIFPVFHDLFQRRGPQERAAP
- a CDS encoding SpoVR family protein, with the translated sequence MSAPNQLLFQGADWDFHTLQRICDTCEQVARDELGLDVYPNQIEVITAEQMLDAYSSVGMPLFYKHWSFGKHFAFQEASYRKGLMGLAYEIVINSSPCISYLMEENTATMQTLVIAHAAFGHNHFFKNNYLFKQWTDADGILDYLEFAKRYVTHCEERHGRLAVEHTLDAAHALMSHGIDRYPGKKSLDLRAEEKRAGRRRAHEESAFNDLWRTVPGTKVKTGAILDVERRRQLLGLPQENLLYFLEKTAPRLRPWQREILRIVRHIAQYFYPQSQTKVMNEGTATYVHYRIMSRLHQQGRLTDGNFLEFLQSHTNVVFQPEFDDPRYSGFNPYALGFAMMQDIERIVTNPEDEDREWFPDIAGKGDAMAVLRDVWANYRDESFISQFMSPHLMRKFRLFHLHDDPADRSGILVDAIHNERGYRRLRRELSRQYDVGFIDPNIEVVDVDLAGDRRLMLRHTVVKGAQLTEADTKRVLQHLADLWSYDVSLSEVDTSGTVLKEYVAHPRSLAAAA
- a CDS encoding PrkA family serine protein kinase — translated: MYNDSLFNAFARSFEARSQTDMSMAEYLESCRNDPMRYANAAERLLAAIGEPQMIDTAKDPRLGRIFLNRTMRLYPAFAGFYGMEETIERIVGFFRHAAQGLEERKQILYLLGPVGGGKSSLAERLKALMEVHPIYVLKAGDELSPVFESPLSLFDPESLGPMLEEKYGIPRRRLSGLMSPWCYKRLEAFGGDISQFRVAKIQPSRLRQIAIAKTEPGDENNQDISSLVGKVDIRKLETYAQNDPDAYSYSGGLNRANQGILEFVEMFKAPIKMLHPLLTATQEGNYIGTENIGAIPYTGVILAHSNEAEWQSFKTNKNNEAFIDRICVIKVPYCLRVTEEQKIYEKLIQGSELATAPCAPATLETMARFSVMSRLRKHENSTVFGKMRVYDGDSLKESDPKARSVQEYRDAAGVDEGMDGVSTRFAFKVLAATFNHDTNEVGADAVHLMYTLEQSIRREQLPDEVEKRYLEFIKAELAPRYAEFIGHEIQKAYLESYSDYGQNLFDRYVDYADAWIEDQDFKDPDTGQLLDRELLNQELTKIEKPAGIANPKDFRNEVVKFSLRSRAQHGGKNPSWTSYEKIREVIEKRIFSQVEDLLPVISFGSKKDGETEKKHGEFVARMVERGYTERQVRRLVEWYMRVKQAG
- a CDS encoding 2-oxoacid:ferredoxin oxidoreductase subunit beta, whose amino-acid sequence is MTYIAKPKFHHPGLKKNDLGYTHRDYEGKISTLCAGCGHDSITASIIEACYELSIEPHRVAKISGIGCSSKTPDYFLGNSHGFNSVHGRMPSVLTGANLANRDLIYLGVSGDGDSASIGFGQFAHSIRRAVNMTYIVENNGVYGLTKGQFSATADRGSKSKKGVMNTDNAIDLVAIALQLGASFVARSFSGDKSQLVPLIAAAIRHKGASFIDVISPCIAFNNHAGSTKSFDYVREHNDAVNRLDVITGRDPITVDYAPGTVQVVEQHDGTRLALRKIDADYDANDRLAAMTFLQKHAAKGQVVTGLLYVDPDSDDLHTHLDTVETPLNTLEAKDLCPGTAALEKINASLR